One Streptosporangium sp. NBC_01495 DNA window includes the following coding sequences:
- a CDS encoding C40 family peptidase: MAAGLALALLMLPVSGAFAEPKPTLAQAKKKLEKLNEQADQIVEKYNQASEKWKRARKKYQTLNGDLTRQNEQVAGLRKELVTMAVSTYQVGVINGWEGMIYQADPGALLSGLAAADQMSTSRAQSLSAFDEATKALRTSRDEAKKALAEADGTRDELVKEKAKADKMVKAQTKILRELNVFKTGNPESAGIQYNGSASGNARAALQFAFAQVGKPYRYGGTGPSGWDCSGLLQAAWRQGGVSLPRTTWEMWSWGASRKVSLNELQPGDLIFSEGLGHVTMYAGNGQIVHAPQTGDVVKVVPLSAYGRGIVGAVRP, from the coding sequence GTGGCGGCCGGGCTCGCGCTCGCGTTGCTGATGCTGCCGGTGAGCGGAGCGTTCGCCGAGCCGAAGCCGACGCTCGCCCAGGCCAAGAAGAAGCTGGAGAAGCTCAACGAGCAGGCCGACCAGATCGTCGAGAAGTACAACCAGGCCTCGGAGAAGTGGAAGCGGGCCAGGAAGAAGTACCAAACGCTGAACGGCGACCTGACCCGCCAGAACGAGCAGGTCGCCGGGTTGCGCAAGGAGCTCGTCACGATGGCCGTCAGCACGTACCAGGTCGGGGTGATCAACGGCTGGGAAGGCATGATCTACCAGGCCGACCCCGGTGCCCTGCTGAGCGGCCTGGCCGCCGCCGACCAGATGTCCACCTCCCGCGCCCAGTCCCTGAGCGCCTTCGACGAGGCCACCAAGGCGCTGCGGACCAGCAGGGACGAGGCGAAGAAGGCCCTCGCCGAGGCCGACGGGACGCGTGACGAGCTGGTCAAGGAGAAGGCCAAGGCCGACAAGATGGTCAAGGCCCAGACGAAGATCCTGCGTGAGCTCAACGTCTTCAAGACGGGCAACCCCGAGAGCGCCGGGATCCAGTACAACGGCTCCGCCTCGGGCAACGCCCGCGCCGCCCTGCAGTTCGCCTTCGCCCAGGTCGGCAAGCCCTACCGGTACGGCGGCACGGGTCCCAGCGGCTGGGACTGCTCAGGACTGCTCCAGGCCGCCTGGCGGCAAGGGGGAGTCAGTCTTCCCCGTACGACCTGGGAGATGTGGAGCTGGGGCGCGAGCCGCAAGGTCTCGCTGAACGAGCTCCAGCCGGGCGACCTCATCTTCAGCGAGGGCCTCGGCCACGTCACCATGTACGCGGGCAACGGCCAGATCGTGCACGCCCCGCAGACCGGCGACGTCGTCAAGGTCGTCCCGCTGTCCGCCTACGGCCGCGGGATCGTCGGAGCCGTCCGCCCCTGA